One window of Curtobacterium sp. 458 genomic DNA carries:
- a CDS encoding zf-HC2 domain-containing protein, with translation MSDDRYAEWDAAYVLGSLPADERLEYERHLETCDRCAAAVAELVGLPGLLGKLPADQAVEIAEPDGRPDTGSEGTLASVAHRVRHRRRRRRVWVAATTAAAVLAAVLGGLAVGTARVDPASVQAASQSAADRYSLVGARGLDVDLAVSGEPWGTRFDWGCSYGGKSWASDGSVQYDLVVVRDDGTAETVASWSAAGEDARGLSASTTVPRGDIASVQVRLRGDDRVLADVDL, from the coding sequence ATGAGCGACGACCGCTACGCCGAGTGGGACGCCGCCTACGTGCTCGGCTCGCTGCCGGCGGACGAGCGGCTCGAGTACGAGCGTCACCTCGAGACGTGCGACCGCTGCGCGGCCGCCGTCGCCGAGCTGGTCGGACTGCCCGGCCTGCTCGGGAAGCTCCCGGCCGACCAGGCGGTCGAGATCGCGGAGCCGGACGGGAGGCCCGACACCGGTTCCGAGGGCACCCTCGCCTCCGTGGCCCACCGGGTCCGTCACCGTCGGCGCCGTCGTCGGGTGTGGGTCGCCGCCACCACGGCGGCGGCCGTGCTCGCAGCCGTGCTCGGCGGGCTCGCGGTCGGGACCGCACGGGTCGACCCGGCGTCCGTGCAGGCCGCCTCGCAGAGCGCTGCCGACCGGTACTCGCTCGTCGGTGCCCGTGGCCTCGACGTCGACCTCGCCGTCAGCGGCGAGCCGTGGGGCACGCGCTTCGACTGGGGCTGCTCGTACGGCGGGAAGTCCTGGGCGTCGGACGGCTCGGTCCAGTACGACCTCGTCGTGGTGCGTGACGACGGCACGGCGGAGACGGTGGCCTCGTGGTCAGCGGCAGGGGAGGACGCCCGCGGGCTGTCGGCCTCGACGACCGTGCCCCGAGGCGACATCGCGAGCGTGCAGGTCCGGCTCCGCGGCGACGACCGCGTCCTCGCGGACGTCGACCTCTAG
- a CDS encoding acryloyl-CoA reductase translates to MTRAVLVSRSAPPALTEVDLPDPAEGEVLVDVTTSSVNYKDGLALAGNPGVARVDPLVPGIDVVGTVSALGPGVHGVAIGDRVTCNGAGLGETRHGGWASHTVVPADALVVLPDDIEDSFAAAIGTAGFTAQLSVLALERVVAPDDGPVLVTGASGGVGTLAIALLAARGYSVTASTGRVANADSLRRLGATDVVDRAALSDLGKPLQRATWAGAVDSVGGATLANVLAATRWGGAVTACGLAQDSALPTTVMPFILRAVSLLGVNSVEAPHALRQRAWDRLATDLDPALLADVTRTVSLPDAIGVGAEVVAGRVHGRTVVDVTAT, encoded by the coding sequence GTGACCCGCGCCGTCCTCGTCTCCCGTTCCGCCCCGCCCGCCCTCACGGAGGTCGACCTCCCGGACCCCGCCGAGGGCGAGGTCCTCGTCGACGTCACGACGTCGAGCGTCAACTACAAGGACGGCCTCGCCCTCGCCGGGAACCCCGGCGTGGCGCGGGTCGATCCCCTCGTGCCCGGCATCGACGTCGTCGGCACGGTGTCCGCCCTCGGCCCGGGCGTGCACGGCGTCGCGATCGGTGACCGGGTGACGTGCAACGGCGCCGGCCTCGGTGAGACCCGGCACGGCGGGTGGGCGTCCCACACCGTGGTGCCCGCCGACGCCCTGGTGGTGCTGCCCGACGACATCGAGGACTCCTTCGCCGCCGCGATCGGCACCGCGGGATTCACGGCGCAGCTCAGCGTCCTCGCACTGGAGCGGGTGGTCGCGCCCGACGACGGGCCGGTGCTCGTGACCGGTGCGTCCGGCGGGGTCGGGACCTTGGCGATCGCCCTGCTCGCGGCCCGCGGGTACTCGGTGACGGCGTCGACCGGGCGGGTGGCGAACGCCGACTCCCTGCGTCGGCTCGGCGCGACGGACGTGGTGGACCGGGCCGCGCTGTCGGACCTCGGCAAGCCCCTGCAGCGTGCGACGTGGGCGGGCGCGGTGGACAGCGTCGGGGGCGCGACCCTCGCCAACGTGCTCGCCGCCACCCGGTGGGGCGGGGCGGTCACGGCGTGCGGACTCGCCCAGGACTCCGCGCTGCCGACGACCGTGATGCCCTTCATCCTGCGAGCGGTGTCGCTGCTCGGCGTCAACTCGGTCGAGGCGCCGCACGCGCTGCGGCAGCGGGCGTGGGACCGGCTCGCGACCGATCTCGACCCGGCGCTGCTCGCCGACGTCACCCGAACGGTGTCCCTGCCCGATGCGATCGGCGTCGGAGCGGAGGTCGTCGCGGGACGAGTACACGGTCGGACGGTCGTCGACGTGACGGCGACGTGA
- a CDS encoding DNA-3-methyladenine glycosylase 2 family protein: MSLAVSATAVGCVDHAAGRIDTVYRPTGAVDVRATLRPLQRGSGDPAFRVVGADTWLALRTPAGPASVLVRRAGPDAIAVSAWGDGAEWAVAHAPEMLGRGDDWSDLDVTSHPFLVDARHRQPGLRLLRTNAVVAALVPAIMEQKVTSRQAWRAWRYLLRRFGTPAPGPAPADMWVQPTASGWAAIPSWEWHRAGIEPGRSATVMRAMRVAPALERTLTLGRGGAVVSDRLQSVPGVGRWTAAETAQRAHGDPDAPSVGDYHVPALVGWALTGGPVDDDGMLELLEPYRGHRERVVRLIGGSGFRKPSFGPRMTIQDHRHH, translated from the coding sequence GTGTCCCTCGCTGTGTCCGCCACCGCCGTCGGTTGCGTCGACCACGCAGCCGGACGGATCGACACGGTCTACCGACCCACCGGGGCGGTGGACGTCCGCGCGACGCTCCGTCCCCTGCAGCGCGGTTCCGGTGACCCCGCCTTCCGTGTGGTCGGTGCGGACACCTGGCTCGCGCTCCGGACGCCCGCGGGGCCGGCGTCGGTGCTCGTCCGCCGGGCCGGACCCGACGCGATCGCCGTCTCGGCGTGGGGCGACGGCGCCGAGTGGGCGGTGGCGCACGCCCCCGAGATGCTCGGCCGCGGTGACGACTGGTCCGACCTCGACGTGACCTCGCACCCGTTCCTCGTCGACGCCCGGCACCGGCAGCCAGGCCTGCGCCTGCTCCGGACGAACGCGGTGGTCGCGGCCCTCGTGCCGGCGATCATGGAGCAGAAGGTGACCTCGCGACAGGCGTGGCGCGCGTGGCGGTACCTCCTGCGGCGCTTCGGGACGCCCGCGCCCGGTCCGGCCCCGGCCGACATGTGGGTGCAGCCGACCGCGTCCGGGTGGGCGGCGATCCCGAGCTGGGAGTGGCACCGTGCCGGCATCGAGCCCGGGCGTTCGGCCACCGTGATGCGCGCGATGCGGGTCGCGCCGGCCCTCGAGCGCACCCTGACGCTCGGCCGTGGTGGCGCGGTGGTGTCCGACCGGCTGCAGTCGGTGCCCGGTGTCGGCAGGTGGACCGCCGCCGAGACGGCCCAGCGGGCGCACGGGGATCCGGATGCTCCGAGCGTGGGCGACTACCACGTGCCGGCCCTCGTCGGGTGGGCGCTGACGGGCGGTCCCGTCGACGACGACGGGATGCTCGAGCTGCTCGAGCCGTACCGCGGTCACCGGGAGCGGGTCGTGCGGCTCATCGGGGGCTCGGGCTTCCGGAAGCCGTCGTTCGGGCCGCGCATGACGATCCAGGACCACCGGCACCACTGA
- a CDS encoding NAD-dependent epimerase/dehydratase family protein — MQHHGTVVVAGCGDLGTEAGLRFAALGHHVIGLRRRAELLPAPLVGRSTDLRNEVPTIPDDTALVVVATAAGSRDVDEYRATYVDGLRNVLDGVDASTAEPRIVVVSSTAVYDVDDGSEVTEDTPVRGSTPTAAVLVEAEELLRRRAPGAVLLRLSGVYGPGRERLVDQVRSGSARLAPDTSPHTNRIHRDDAAAALVHLAAVEDPAPTYLGTDDEPVRLDDVLRFLAAELGVDQPVRGDGDGRQAGGDKRLSNALLRSTGWAPRYPTFREGYRAVLAGEGTRHP, encoded by the coding sequence GTGCAGCACCACGGAACCGTCGTCGTCGCCGGCTGCGGCGACCTGGGGACCGAGGCCGGTCTCCGCTTCGCCGCGCTCGGCCACCACGTGATCGGCCTGCGTCGACGCGCCGAGCTCCTGCCGGCGCCCTTGGTCGGTCGGAGCACGGACCTCCGGAACGAGGTCCCGACGATTCCGGACGACACCGCGCTCGTGGTCGTCGCGACCGCAGCGGGCAGCAGGGACGTCGACGAGTACCGGGCGACCTACGTCGACGGACTCCGGAACGTCCTCGACGGCGTCGACGCATCCACCGCCGAACCGCGCATCGTCGTCGTGTCCTCGACCGCGGTGTACGACGTGGACGACGGGAGCGAGGTCACCGAGGACACCCCGGTCCGTGGCAGCACCCCGACGGCCGCCGTGCTCGTCGAGGCCGAGGAGCTGCTCCGACGGCGCGCACCCGGTGCCGTGCTGCTCCGGCTGTCGGGGGTCTACGGTCCCGGTCGCGAGCGGTTGGTCGACCAGGTCCGCTCCGGCAGCGCCCGACTCGCGCCGGACACCTCCCCGCACACGAACCGCATCCACCGGGACGACGCGGCCGCGGCGCTCGTGCACCTCGCGGCCGTGGAGGACCCGGCGCCGACCTACCTCGGGACCGACGACGAGCCGGTCCGCCTCGACGACGTGCTCCGGTTCCTCGCCGCCGAGCTCGGCGTCGACCAACCCGTCCGCGGTGACGGCGACGGGCGGCAGGCGGGCGGGGACAAGCGGCTCTCGAACGCGCTGCTCCGCTCGACGGGCTGGGCACCGCGGTACCCGACCTTCCGCGAGGGCTACCGAGCCGTCCTCGCCGGCGAGGGCACGCGGCACCCCTGA
- a CDS encoding MOSC domain-containing protein has protein sequence MGAQSPVVVAVARDGGHHFSKPLVDEVVLVAGWGIEGDAHAGTTVQHRSRVARDPSQPNLRQVHLLHAELFDEVADAGFEVAPGDMGENVTTRGVDLLGLPTGTVLHLGETASVRVTGLRNPCQQINGFEPGLLKAVLGRAEDGSVERKGGVMSVVLTGGTVRPGDTVRVELPEGAPEPLQPV, from the coding sequence GTGGGAGCGCAGTCACCGGTCGTCGTCGCCGTGGCCCGTGACGGGGGTCACCACTTCAGCAAGCCGCTCGTGGACGAGGTCGTGCTCGTCGCCGGGTGGGGCATCGAGGGGGACGCCCACGCCGGCACCACCGTGCAGCACCGGTCCCGGGTGGCGCGGGACCCCTCGCAGCCGAACCTCCGCCAGGTGCACCTGCTGCACGCCGAGCTCTTCGACGAGGTCGCGGACGCCGGCTTCGAGGTCGCTCCGGGCGACATGGGCGAGAACGTCACGACGCGCGGCGTCGACCTGCTCGGGCTGCCGACCGGGACCGTCCTGCACCTCGGCGAGACCGCGAGCGTGCGGGTGACGGGCCTCCGGAACCCGTGCCAGCAGATCAACGGGTTCGAGCCGGGGTTGCTCAAGGCGGTGCTCGGCCGCGCCGAGGACGGGTCCGTGGAGCGGAAGGGCGGCGTGATGTCCGTCGTGCTCACGGGTGGGACCGTCCGACCGGGCGACACCGTCCGGGTCGAGCTGCCCGAGGGCGCCCCGGAGCCGCTGCAGCCCGTCTGA
- a CDS encoding MarR family winged helix-turn-helix transcriptional regulator, with amino-acid sequence MVTQDDEGHDWVTWDTYHDAWRRLDRALDHAVQEGAGISIPEFEILIGLHRDPDHRLRVRDIAAGIGWEKSRVSHQVTRMVARGLVERADCPTDGRGSWVSMTPDGRRAVLSGIRAHTAALEDLFWRPVGTDAGTLRTVSARIHTAIGPVDLEAADR; translated from the coding sequence ATGGTGACGCAGGACGACGAGGGGCACGACTGGGTCACGTGGGACACCTACCACGACGCCTGGCGACGGCTGGACCGGGCGCTCGACCACGCCGTGCAGGAGGGGGCGGGCATCTCGATCCCGGAGTTCGAGATCCTCATCGGGCTGCACCGCGACCCCGACCACCGGCTGCGCGTGCGGGACATCGCCGCGGGCATCGGCTGGGAGAAGTCCCGCGTCAGCCACCAGGTCACGCGCATGGTCGCGCGGGGTCTGGTCGAGCGGGCCGACTGTCCCACCGACGGCCGCGGCAGCTGGGTCTCGATGACCCCCGACGGCCGTCGCGCGGTGCTGTCCGGCATCCGTGCGCACACGGCCGCGTTGGAGGACCTGTTCTGGAGGCCCGTGGGGACCGACGCGGGCACGCTGCGGACCGTCAGCGCGCGCATCCACACCGCGATCGGTCCGGTGGACCTGGAAGCAGCGGACCGCTAG
- a CDS encoding 6-phosphofructokinase, with product MRIGILTSGGDCPGLNAVIRAIVLKGIAIHGHEFVGFRDGWRGVVDGDIVPLGRKDIQGIAKQGGTILGTSRTNPFEGERGGVENIERTLERHGIDAIVAIGGEGTLAAAKRLTDAGLKIVGVPKTVDNDLGATDYTFGFDTAVAIATEAMDRLRTTGESHSRCMVAEVMGRHVGWIALHSGMAAGAHAILIPEQKTSMEQIAQWVRAAYDRGRAPLVVVAEGFVPDHEDNAHTERGLDAFGRPRLGGIGERLAPLIEEMTGIETRATTLGHIQRGGTPTAYDRVLSTRLGLAAIDSVVEERWGRMVALKGTDIVHVSFDEALGELKTVPQDRYDEAAIMFG from the coding sequence GTGCGCATCGGCATCCTCACCTCCGGCGGCGACTGCCCCGGCCTCAACGCGGTCATCCGCGCGATCGTGCTCAAGGGCATCGCGATCCACGGACACGAGTTCGTGGGCTTCCGCGACGGCTGGCGGGGCGTCGTCGACGGCGACATCGTCCCGCTCGGCCGCAAGGACATCCAGGGCATCGCGAAGCAGGGCGGCACGATCCTCGGGACGAGCCGCACGAACCCGTTCGAGGGCGAACGCGGCGGCGTGGAGAACATCGAGCGGACGCTGGAGCGGCACGGCATCGACGCCATCGTCGCGATCGGCGGCGAGGGCACCCTGGCGGCAGCGAAGCGGCTGACCGACGCGGGGCTCAAGATCGTCGGCGTCCCGAAGACCGTCGACAACGACCTCGGCGCCACCGACTACACCTTCGGCTTCGACACCGCCGTCGCGATCGCGACCGAGGCCATGGACCGCCTCCGGACCACGGGTGAGTCGCACTCGCGCTGCATGGTCGCCGAGGTCATGGGCCGCCACGTCGGCTGGATCGCCCTGCACTCCGGCATGGCCGCGGGCGCCCACGCGATCCTCATCCCCGAGCAGAAGACGAGCATGGAGCAGATCGCGCAGTGGGTGCGCGCCGCCTACGACCGCGGCCGTGCGCCGCTCGTCGTCGTCGCGGAGGGATTCGTCCCCGACCACGAGGACAACGCCCACACCGAGCGCGGACTCGACGCCTTCGGCCGGCCGCGGCTCGGCGGGATCGGGGAGCGGCTCGCGCCACTCATCGAGGAGATGACGGGCATCGAGACCCGTGCCACGACCCTCGGGCACATCCAGCGCGGCGGAACGCCGACGGCGTACGACCGGGTGCTCTCGACCCGGCTCGGGCTCGCGGCGATCGACTCGGTCGTCGAGGAGCGATGGGGTCGCATGGTCGCGCTCAAGGGGACCGACATCGTGCACGTCTCGTTCGACGAGGCGCTCGGCGAGCTCAAGACCGTTCCCCAGGATCGGTACGACGAAGCCGCCATCATGTTCGGCTGA
- a CDS encoding sigma-70 family RNA polymerase sigma factor, with the protein MVTGRSADELLATLHREHGDALTRYVRHLTRDGHTVEDVVQETMVRAWQRPAVLERTPDSVRAWLFTVARNLVVDDARSARNRHEHGTEQPVDRAEADRTDAVLDRIVVADALASLSPEHRRVVVDAYWLGHTVPEIARRHDIPEGTAKSRLHYGLRALRLALQERGVTR; encoded by the coding sequence ATGGTCACCGGACGCTCCGCCGACGAGCTGCTCGCCACGCTCCACCGGGAGCACGGCGACGCGCTCACGCGGTACGTCCGGCACCTGACGCGGGACGGGCACACCGTCGAGGACGTCGTGCAGGAGACGATGGTGCGCGCCTGGCAGCGACCGGCCGTGCTCGAGCGGACGCCCGACAGTGTCCGGGCATGGCTCTTCACGGTCGCGCGGAACCTCGTCGTGGACGACGCCCGGTCGGCCCGGAACCGACACGAGCACGGCACGGAGCAGCCGGTCGACCGTGCCGAGGCCGACCGCACCGACGCCGTGCTCGACCGCATCGTCGTGGCGGACGCGCTCGCCTCGCTCAGCCCGGAGCACCGTCGGGTGGTGGTGGACGCGTACTGGCTCGGCCACACCGTGCCGGAGATCGCCCGGCGGCACGACATCCCGGAGGGCACCGCGAAGTCGCGGCTGCACTACGGTCTGCGGGCCCTCCGGCTCGCACTGCAGGAACGAGGAGTGACCCGATGA
- a CDS encoding YceI family protein — protein MGLRTRTKVIIGIASGVVVVGAVAAIAGPVIYANTVNGQAAAAPSLSAAPSGGTGKLSASEADGSWKSTGDSFAGYRVHETLQGQDVNVVGRTKDVEGTAEVSGGSLTKATVTVQVAKISTPESARDEYFRNTALQTDQHPTATFTLTKPVDVSGALDGSTQDVTLTGTMDLHGVEKPVTADAQVAVAADGTVQVAGSIPITFEDYGVQAPSLGFVTVDPKGSVEFSLDLEK, from the coding sequence ATGGGACTCCGCACACGCACCAAGGTCATCATCGGCATCGCCTCCGGCGTCGTGGTCGTCGGCGCCGTCGCAGCGATCGCCGGCCCGGTCATCTACGCGAACACCGTCAACGGGCAGGCCGCGGCCGCTCCGTCGCTCAGCGCCGCGCCGTCCGGCGGCACGGGGAAGCTCTCCGCGTCCGAGGCGGACGGCAGCTGGAAGTCCACTGGCGACTCGTTCGCCGGCTACCGGGTGCACGAGACGCTCCAGGGCCAGGATGTGAACGTGGTCGGACGCACGAAGGACGTCGAGGGCACCGCCGAGGTCAGCGGCGGCTCCCTCACGAAGGCGACCGTCACGGTCCAGGTCGCGAAGATCAGCACGCCGGAGTCCGCGCGCGACGAGTACTTCCGGAACACCGCGCTGCAGACCGACCAGCACCCCACGGCGACCTTCACGCTGACGAAGCCCGTCGACGTATCCGGCGCGCTCGACGGCTCCACCCAGGACGTCACCCTCACCGGCACCATGGACCTGCACGGCGTCGAGAAGCCCGTCACCGCCGACGCCCAGGTCGCCGTGGCGGCGGACGGCACGGTGCAGGTCGCCGGCAGCATCCCGATCACGTTCGAGGACTACGGCGTCCAGGCCCCGTCGCTCGGCTTCGTCACGGTGGACCCGAAGGGCTCCGTGGAGTTCTCCCTCGACCTGGAGAAGTGA
- a CDS encoding bifunctional proline dehydrogenase/L-glutamate gamma-semialdehyde dehydrogenase, whose product MPTPSIADCTDDAVALVRRWLAASAGTKPDPGAARLAGVLRDEQGLDFTRGFVDRVIRPEDPRVAARNLEKLSQDVPEFLAWYLRGAVTLGGGFATMAPWAVIPTARRILRRMTGHLVIDATAAKLGPALAKVGGAGTRLNVNLLGEAVLGTAESDRRLQGTTDLLARDDVDYVSIKVSSVVPQMSAWAFDQTVERVVDRLVPLYRLAAAPLAEGRPAKFINLDMEEYRDLDVTLAVFTTLLDRDEFVGLEAGIVLQAYLPDAAGALDRLTTWAQARRARGGAPVKVRLVKGANLAMEHVDAILHEWPLATWGSKRETDTAYLRMLDTALTPERTDAVRVGVAGHNLFDLATAWVLAQRRGVTDAVDVEMLLGMASTHAEAVRADVGRILLYTPVVQPEEFDSAIAYLARRLQESASPENFISGAFDIDRDASVFDREHGRYLASVAALDEPVPVTNRTQDRRRPLGEPEHRDAFRNAPDTDPSIAANRSWALDVLRRVPKSQLGAQTIRGAKVVDRSTLERIVARTAQAGVNWGRQDPTDRAELLDLIGHELETRRADLIEVMAAETGKTIGEADVEVTEAVDAAHHYAESARQLAALDGDGARFVPPRLTVVVPPWNFPVAIPAGGVLAALAAGSGVVLKPAPEAKRCGALLADVLWDAGVPHSLLQLVDLDEDALGRELVAHPAVDRVLLTGSADTARSFRWWRAGLPLTAETSGKNAIVVTPSADLDLAVQDVVQSAFGHAGQKCSAASLVVLVGSVGESERFRRQLVDATRTLRVAWPDDPSAQVGPVIAEPTGKLRAGLTELGPGESWLVQPEPLDDSGRLWSPGIRDGVRPGSDFHQTEYFGPVLGIVRAETLEQAVAIQNGTDYGLTAGIHSLDVDEVADWLATVQAGNLYVNRGITGAVIGRQPFGGWKRSSVGTGTKAGGPLYVATLGRWERTERTVHKSIQLHGLPPRVTALIEAARSGLSFEEFDQVRAGALSDVRARESRYGRSHDDSGLVVQRNVLRYRPQSVILRHAEDSATGDLVRVLAAATAARAHLMLSTSRPLPGPLTQLLASSRSPLDVVDHVVESDEEFLARAASGAVFDQRWSDPDDEQQDALDQVLSQPDDRPRHTAFGGPGSRIRLLGGDPLALEEALGVSVDTAIHDAPVVESGVIEMLPFLREQSVSITAHRFGDLDPDFQELRV is encoded by the coding sequence ATGCCGACCCCCAGCATCGCCGACTGCACCGACGACGCCGTGGCCCTCGTGCGTCGCTGGCTGGCGGCCTCCGCGGGCACCAAGCCGGACCCGGGTGCGGCACGGCTGGCGGGGGTGCTCCGCGACGAGCAGGGGCTGGACTTCACCCGCGGCTTCGTCGACCGGGTGATCCGACCGGAGGACCCCAGGGTCGCCGCCCGCAACCTCGAGAAGCTCAGCCAGGACGTCCCCGAGTTCCTCGCCTGGTACCTCCGCGGCGCGGTCACGCTCGGCGGCGGGTTCGCGACGATGGCGCCGTGGGCCGTGATCCCGACCGCGCGGCGGATCCTGCGCCGGATGACCGGGCACCTCGTGATCGACGCAACCGCGGCGAAGCTCGGTCCGGCGCTCGCGAAGGTCGGCGGCGCGGGCACCCGACTCAACGTCAACCTGCTCGGCGAGGCCGTGCTCGGCACCGCCGAGAGCGACCGTCGACTGCAGGGCACGACGGACCTCCTCGCCCGCGACGACGTCGACTACGTCTCGATCAAGGTGAGCTCGGTCGTGCCGCAGATGTCGGCGTGGGCGTTCGACCAGACGGTCGAGCGGGTGGTCGACCGGCTCGTCCCGCTGTACCGCCTCGCCGCCGCTCCGCTCGCCGAGGGTCGCCCGGCGAAGTTCATCAACCTCGACATGGAGGAGTACCGCGACCTCGACGTCACGCTCGCGGTGTTCACGACGCTGCTCGACCGCGACGAGTTCGTGGGGCTCGAGGCCGGCATCGTGCTGCAGGCGTACCTGCCCGACGCCGCAGGGGCCCTCGACCGGCTGACCACGTGGGCACAGGCACGCCGGGCCCGAGGGGGAGCGCCGGTCAAGGTGCGGCTCGTCAAGGGTGCGAACCTCGCGATGGAGCACGTCGACGCGATCCTGCACGAGTGGCCGCTCGCGACGTGGGGCAGCAAGCGCGAGACCGACACGGCCTACCTCCGGATGCTCGACACCGCCCTGACGCCGGAGCGCACCGACGCCGTCCGGGTCGGGGTCGCCGGGCACAACCTCTTCGACCTCGCCACCGCGTGGGTGCTCGCGCAGCGCCGCGGGGTCACCGACGCGGTCGACGTCGAGATGCTGCTCGGCATGGCGTCCACGCACGCCGAGGCGGTGCGCGCCGACGTCGGCCGGATCCTGCTCTACACGCCCGTCGTGCAGCCGGAGGAGTTCGACTCCGCCATCGCCTACCTCGCCCGACGCCTGCAGGAGAGCGCGAGCCCCGAGAACTTCATCTCCGGAGCCTTCGACATCGACCGCGACGCCAGCGTCTTCGACCGCGAGCACGGCCGGTACCTGGCCTCGGTCGCCGCCCTCGACGAGCCGGTGCCCGTGACGAACCGCACGCAGGACCGCCGTCGCCCGCTCGGTGAACCCGAGCACCGCGACGCCTTCCGGAACGCCCCCGACACCGACCCCTCCATCGCCGCCAACCGCAGCTGGGCGCTGGACGTCCTCCGACGTGTCCCGAAGTCCCAGCTGGGCGCGCAGACCATCCGCGGGGCCAAGGTCGTCGACCGGTCGACGCTCGAACGGATCGTCGCCCGGACCGCCCAGGCCGGCGTGAACTGGGGACGGCAGGACCCGACCGACCGCGCCGAGCTCCTCGACCTCATCGGGCACGAGCTCGAGACCCGCCGCGCCGACCTCATCGAGGTGATGGCCGCCGAGACGGGCAAGACCATCGGCGAGGCCGACGTCGAGGTCACCGAGGCCGTCGACGCCGCCCACCACTACGCCGAGAGCGCCCGACAGTTGGCCGCGCTCGACGGGGACGGCGCCCGGTTCGTCCCGCCCCGGCTGACCGTCGTCGTCCCGCCGTGGAACTTCCCGGTCGCCATCCCCGCCGGTGGGGTGCTCGCCGCGCTCGCCGCGGGCAGCGGGGTCGTGCTCAAGCCCGCGCCCGAGGCCAAGCGGTGCGGTGCGCTCCTCGCCGACGTGCTCTGGGACGCCGGGGTACCGCACTCGCTCCTCCAGCTGGTCGACCTCGACGAGGACGCCCTGGGCCGCGAGCTCGTCGCCCACCCCGCGGTCGACCGCGTGCTGCTGACCGGCAGTGCCGACACCGCCCGCTCCTTCCGGTGGTGGCGCGCCGGCCTCCCGCTGACCGCCGAGACGAGCGGCAAGAACGCGATCGTCGTGACGCCGAGCGCCGACCTCGACCTCGCCGTGCAGGACGTCGTGCAGTCGGCGTTCGGGCACGCCGGGCAGAAGTGCTCCGCCGCGTCGCTCGTCGTGCTCGTCGGCTCCGTCGGCGAGAGCGAGCGGTTCCGACGCCAGCTCGTGGACGCCACCCGGACGCTGCGGGTGGCCTGGCCGGACGACCCGAGCGCGCAGGTGGGTCCGGTGATCGCCGAGCCGACGGGCAAGCTCCGCGCCGGACTCACCGAGCTCGGCCCGGGGGAGTCCTGGCTCGTGCAGCCGGAGCCCCTCGACGACTCCGGACGGCTGTGGTCCCCCGGCATCCGCGACGGCGTCCGACCCGGCAGCGACTTCCACCAGACGGAGTACTTCGGCCCGGTGCTCGGCATCGTGCGGGCGGAGACCCTCGAGCAGGCGGTGGCGATCCAGAACGGGACCGACTACGGCCTCACCGCGGGCATCCACTCGCTCGACGTCGACGAGGTCGCGGACTGGCTCGCCACCGTGCAGGCAGGCAACCTGTACGTCAACCGGGGCATCACCGGCGCGGTCATCGGTCGGCAGCCGTTCGGTGGTTGGAAGCGGTCGTCGGTCGGCACCGGCACCAAGGCCGGCGGGCCGTTGTACGTCGCGACGCTCGGCCGCTGGGAGCGCACCGAGCGGACGGTCCACAAGAGCATCCAGCTGCACGGGCTCCCGCCACGGGTGACGGCCCTCATCGAGGCGGCACGGAGCGGGCTGTCGTTCGAGGAGTTCGACCAGGTCCGTGCCGGTGCACTGAGCGACGTCCGTGCCCGCGAATCACGGTACGGCCGCTCGCACGACGACTCCGGGCTCGTCGTGCAGCGCAACGTGCTCCGCTACCGCCCGCAGTCCGTGATCCTCCGACACGCGGAGGACTCGGCGACGGGCGACCTCGTCCGGGTGCTCGCCGCCGCGACCGCCGCCCGCGCCCACCTCATGCTGAGCACGTCCCGTCCGCTGCCCGGACCGCTCACGCAGTTGCTCGCGTCCTCCCGGTCCCCGCTCGACGTCGTCGACCACGTGGTCGAGAGCGACGAGGAGTTCCTCGCGCGGGCGGCGTCCGGCGCGGTGTTCGACCAGCGGTGGAGCGACCCCGACGACGAGCAGCAGGACGCCCTCGACCAGGTGCTCTCCCAGCCGGACGACCGACCGCGCCACACCGCGTTCGGCGGCCCGGGGAGCCGCATCCGTCTGCTCGGCGGCGACCCCCTCGCCCTCGAGGAAGCCCTCGGCGTCAGCGTGGACACCGCGATCCACGACGCACCCGTGGTCGAGTCCGGAGTCATCGAGATGCTCCCGTTCCTCCGCGAGCAGTCCGTGTCGATCACCGCGCACCGCTTCGGCGACCTCGACCCCGACTTCCAGGAGCTCCGTGTCTGA
- a CDS encoding zinc transporter permease, translating into MTDTDPTPAPGDDEHRIAEHDVSEHDHEHDGGEHETVDHGDHVDFVHDGHRHARHDDHYDEH; encoded by the coding sequence ATGACCGACACCGACCCCACTCCGGCACCCGGCGACGACGAGCACCGCATCGCCGAGCACGACGTCTCGGAGCACGACCACGAGCACGACGGCGGCGAGCACGAGACCGTCGACCACGGCGACCACGTCGACTTCGTCCACGACGGCCACCGCCACGCTCGGCACGATGACCACTACGACGAGCACTGA